DNA sequence from the Myxococcota bacterium genome:
CACCGAGGACGGGCAGGTCGATGGCGTGGAACTTCGCCAAGGCCATCGGGTCGCGATCGACCTGAATGGTGGGCTTCTTCGGCGTGATGCCCGTGTGGTTGGAGAAGCTGGCACCCAGCACGAGCAGCAGGTCGGACTCGTTCATGAACCAGCTCGCGATCGGCGTGCCGCTGCGCCCGAGTACCCCGCAACCGAGGGGATGTTGGTCCGAGACGAGTCCCTTTCCCTTGAAGGTGGTGAGGACGGGAGCCCCGAGCGCTTCGGCGAGGGACATCACCGCGGGCATGTCGTAGCGCGCGCCGTGGCCGACGATCAGCACCGGTCGCTTCGCCGCGGCGAGCATCGTCGTGGCCTTCTCGAGGGCGTCCTGCGGCGGCGGGAACTGCTGGGACGCCAGCCGACCCTCGGGTGTCGCGGCCTTGGCGTCGCTGGCATGCCCCGCCACCTCGTCGGGGAAGATCAGCTGCGCCGGGCCGCGTTCGAGTACCGCCGTCTTCACCGCGCGACTCGCGAGTTCGGCGAACGGGGAGTCGGGGAGCACCGGCTGCGCGAAGGAGGCCACCTGGCCGAAGGCCGCTTTCAGGTCCAGCTCCTGGAAGTTGCCGGTCCCCAGGACCTGGGTCGCGACCTGGCCCGTGAGTGCGAGGACGGGCGCGCGATCGACGTGCGCATCCCAGAGTCCGGTGAGCAGGTTGGTCGCGCCGGGGCCCGCGATCGCGAGGCACGCCGCGGGCCGCCCGGTCAGCTTTCCGTACGCCGAGCACGCGAACGACGCTGCGCCCTCGTGCCGCACGCCGAAGTAGTGCATGCGGCCGGCTTCCTGCTGACGCCGGATTGCTTCGGCGACGTTCAGGTTGGAGTGTCCGACCATCCCGAATACCCAGCGCACACCCCAGTTCGTGAGCGTCTCGACCATCACGTCCGACACCGTGCGGTCGCGCACCAGCTCGGCCGGTAGCTCGACGTACACGCCGTCCTCGCGCACCTCGACCGGGTAGGTCGGGACGCCGTCGTCGTAGCCGCCATCGGGAGGCTGTCCCGTGAGCGGGCAGTAGTCCCAGCCGTGCCAGGGGCAGCGCAGGTGGCCCTTCTCGATCGATCCCTCGCCGAGGGGTCCGCCCTGGTGGGGGCACCGGTTGTCGAGCGCCCCGTACTGCCCGTCCCAGTGCGTCATGCACAGGGTCAGTTCGTCGAGGGTGACCGACTTCACGCGGCCTTCTTCGAGCTCGTCGAGTTCGAGGGCCTTCTTCCAGACCCGCTGATCAGAGGGGCGAACGGGGCTCATCGGAGGAACTCCTTGCTGTGGCGGATGGCGGCCTCGAGAAACGCGTGCAAGGTGGAGGACTGGGAGTCGGCGCTCGGCGCCTCGACCAGTTCGCTGGCGCGGAGCGTGGCGGCGATGAACCCGTCGGTGTGCCAGGAGCCCGCCGGCAGCGAACCGAAAGACAGGTCCCCGACCCCCCGGACCGGCCAGTGGTTCACGTACCAGTACGGCTCGGGAATCGCGCCGTCTCCAGGGGAGAGGCCGATGCCCACCGTCTTCGTCCCGCCTTCGGGCAGCGGGGCCACGCTCTGGAGGATCGCGAGGTCGAAGTGATGGGGCCAGCAGAGGATCGCTTCGTCCGGCGCGTAGTCCGCGAGTGCGAGGCGGGCGTTCGCGAACCAGCGGTCGAGCTCCGCGAGGCCGTCGCGCGGCGCTTCGAAGGGCGTTCCCTCGCGCACCGGATGCGGCTCGAGGTCGTAGGTCGGGAAGCGCAGCGCCCCTGCCAACTGGCCGTCGGAGCCGGCAGCGAGCGTGTCACGCAGCCATTCCGCTGCCTCCGCCAGGGTGCGTCCGTCGAGCGTCCGTTCGCCCACGGTTCCGGCCGGGCCCAGCACGTCGACCCGGAGTTCTGCCAGGTCGAGGACGGCCTGCAATCCGCCCGCGAGCGGGGCGGCGATCGCGAGGGCGCGAAGGTCGGGGCGATAGACGGTAGCCGTGTGGCTGGTGTCGGCGCGGTGCTCCGCGTGGGTCTCTCCGACGGCCGCGAGGAGCTGCACGGCCGCGTGGGCCTGCTCGCGCGCGCCGGTCAGTTGGTTCGGAGCGATCGCTCCCAGTCGTTCCCAGCTCACCGGGTTCCTCCCTGCACGAAGACCGGATGGGCACTGCCGACATGCACGGGAGCCGGAGCGGTCACGGCGACACCCCGGCGAACGGAACGCCCGCCAGCGCGTGCATGTCGCGCTTCCAGGTGGTCAGGTCTTCGAGCTGGAACTGATCGAGGTGGGTGTGGCCGCAGGCCCGGGCCATCACCCGCATCAGTTCGGTGGCCGATCCGAAGAACCGAGCGAGCCGCTTCGCGGCCAGGGCCACCGGCAGGCGGGAGCGCAGGTGTTCCTGCTGGGTGGCGATGCCCACCGGGCAGTTGTTGGTGTGGCAGGCGCGCATGCCGAGGCAGCCAATCGCCTGGAGCGCCGCGTTCGACAGCGCGATCCCGTCGGCGCCCAGCGCCAACGCTTTGACGAACTCCGACGGGACCCGCAGGCCGCCCGTCGCGATCAGCGTGACGTCCGGTCGGCGCAGGCGGTCGAGGGTACGGCGCGCCCGGGCGATCGCTGGGATCGTCGGCACGCTGATGTTGTTGCGGAAGATCAGCGGGGCGGCGCCCGTGCCGCCACCACGCCCGTCGAGGATGATGTAGTCCGCGCCCGCAGCGACTGCGGCTTCGACGTCGCGCTCGACGTGTTGTGCAGAGAGCTTGAAACCGATCGGAATGCCGCCGGTCGCTTCCCGCACTTCGTCCGCGACGCGGCGGAAGTCGGTGATCGATTCGAGGTCGGGGAAGCGCGCCGGCGAGATCGCGGACTGGCCCTCGGGAATCTCGCGCACTTCGGCGATGCGTCCGGTCACTTTGTGACCGGGCAGGTGCCCGCCCGTCCCGGTCTTGGCGCCCTGGCCGCACTTGAAGTGGAAGGCCTGGACGCGCTGGAGCTTCTCGAGCGCGAAGCCGAAGCGGCCCGACGCCAGCTCGTAGAGGTAGCGCCCGTTCTCCTGTTGCTCCTCGGGCAGCATGCCGCCTTCGCCGGAGCAGATGCCGGTCCCGGCTTCCTCGGCACCCATCGCCAGCGCCACCTTCGCTTCGAGCGAGAGCGCGCCGAAGCTCATGTCCGACACGAAGAGCGGCGTCTCCAGCTGCAGCGGACGCTTCGCCTCGGGGCCGATCACCAGGTCGCTCCCGACCTCGGCATCGTCGAGCAGGGGAACCCGGTGCAGCTGCGCCGTCAGGATCTGGATGTCCTCCCAGGCGGGGAGCTCGGCCCGGGGGACGCCCATCGCGTCCACGCGTCCGTGATGGCCGGCGCGTTCGAGCCCGTGCTCGGCCATCTCCTGGATCCAATGGTTGTAGGGCTCGTCGCCGGTGCCATGAGGGTCGGCGTAGGCGCCCTGGTAGGACGCGCGCGCATAGGGCTGGGGGTGACACCGCTCCCACTCGCGGATCTCGTCCTCGTCCACGAAGACGCCGTCGTCCTCGATCCAATGCGAGAAACGCTCGAGCTTCTCGTCGTTGCTGTAGGCGCTCACCCCAGTCCGGAACCGGTAGTCCCAATCGTGGACGCCGCAGATCAGGTCCTCGCCGCGGATCTCGCCATCGGCCAGCATGGCGCCGCGGTGGAGACAGCGGCCATAGAGGACGGACACCTCGGCCTGGTCGGGCCAGCGCACGACGACGAGGTCGACGTTCGCAAGCAGGGCGCCGAAGGGTTTCTCGGGGTCGAGTTCGCTGAACGTGGCGATGCGCACGCGATGCATCGTGGCGTCGGTCTCCGTGTGTCGGGTGAGCGGACTTCGGCACGGCCCCTTCGAGGCCGGGACTAGCCGTGGTAGAAGGTCTCCCGGATCACTTTGCCATCGCGCCACTGCTGCACGGCGACTTGTTTCTGCACGACGCGGTCTCCGCCGTGAGGCGTGAGGTCGAAGGCCCATTCGATGGCGGCGCGATGGCCGTCGACGAGGACCTCGCCGACCTCGGCCCCGTGGAAGGTGACGCCGTTCACGAAGGCCTCCTCGTAGGCGCGGTTCGCGGCCTTTCCCACACGCTCGTCCGCGCCGTTCTCGCTCATGACCACCTCGTCGGCGTAGAAGCGGTCGAAGGTCTCGAGGATCTCTCCCTCCAGGATGCCGTCGATCACGGCCTGGACGTCGTTGCGAATGCTCATGCCTTTCCTCCGATCGAATCGCGGCCATGCGGCCGGTCGAGGTCGAGCTCCGGGCCGATGGGCACCACGCCCGTCGGATTGATGGTCCCGTGACTCTCGTAGTAGTGACGCTTGATGTGTTCGACGCTCACCGTCTCCGCGACGCCGGGCACCTGGGTGAGCTCGCGCAGGTAGCCCGACAGGTGCGGGAAGTCGGCGATGCGCTGTCGGTTGCACTTGAAGTGGCCGACGTAGACGGCGTCGAAGCGGACCAGCGTGGTGAAGAGGCGCCAGTCGGCCTCGGTGCGGGTGTCGCCCACCAGCCAGCGCTGTTCGCCGAGCTTCGCGTCGAGGTGGTCGAGCGCGCCGAAGAGCTGCTCGAACGCCTCTGCGTAGGCTTCCTGGGAAGTCGCGAAGCCGCAGCGGTAGACGCCGTTGTTGATGTTCGGATAGACGAAGGCGTTGACCTCGTCGATCGCGTCGCGGAGCCCGCGCGGGTAGAGGTCGACGGACGGGTCGGCGATTGCGTCGAACTCCGCATTCAGCATGCGGATGATCTCGGAGGACTCGTTGTTCACGATCGTGCCGGTCTCGCGGTCCCACAGCACGGGGACGGTGACGCGACCCGAGTAGTGGGCGTCCGCCGTCGTGTAGACCTCGTGCAGGTAGCGCTTGCCGAGGAGCGCGTCCCCGGTGACGAGCGGGGTGTCGTCCGGGTTCTCGAAGGCCCAGCCGTGCTCGGCCATGAGCGGGTGCACGACCGATACCGAGATCGCGCTCTCGAGGCCTTTCAGCTTGCGCACGATCAGGGCGCGGTGCGCCCAGGGGCACGCGAGGGAGACGTAGAGGTGGTAGCGGCCGGCCTCGGGCGCGAACCGGGTCGAGCCGTCCGCCGCGATGCGATCGCGGAATGCGCTGTCCTTGCGGACGAAGCGACCGCCGGTGGATTTCGTGTCGTACCACGCGTCGCTCCAGCGTCCGTCGACCAGCTGTCCCATGTTTCCTCCTTCGCTCTCTCGGGGTAGCGGCCTGGCGGGGTCATGCCAGATCGAAGAGCAAGAACTCGGCGTCCTCGCGTGCCTGCACGGACACCGTGTCGATCGCCTCGATTCCGAGCGCGTCGCCGGCGTCGATCGTTCGATTCGCGACCGTCAGCGACCCCGCGAGTCCTTGCACCCACACGGCGCGTCCGGCGCCGACGGCGAATTCGAGGCCTTCGCCCGCTGCGAGGCGGCCCGCGTAGACCGACGCGTCGGCGTGGATCGGGAGCGATCCGTCACGCGCATCGGGCGAGGCCACCAGGGTGAGGCCGTGGTGCGCACGCCATCCCGGTGTCGCGTGCGCGAACGCGGGAGTCGCGACCGGCCGGTCGGGCAGCAGCCAGACCTGGACGAAGTGCACCGGTTCGCGATCCGAGGCGTTCCACTCGGCGTGAACGACGCCCGGGCCCGCGCTCATCGCCTGCACCTCACCCGCGTGGATCTCCGAGCGGGCACCCAGGCTGTCTTCGTGACGAAGCGCTCCCGCGAGCACGAACGAGAGGATCTCGGCGTGGCGGTGGGGGTGGGGCCCGAACCCGCGACCCGGGGCGACGACATCCTCGTTGAGGACCCGGAGCCCGCGGAAGCCCGGCCAGTCGGGGTCTCGGTAGTCGCCGAAGGCAAAGGCGTGCTGGGAGTCGAGCCAGGCCAGCCGGGTCTGGCCGCGCTCTTCGCTGGGTCGAGGGCTCACGTGCATGGGGCGGAAGGAAATCACGTGACGAGGAGAGAACAAGAGAGTTCACAGGCACATGACTATGTCCATTTTGGATACAATGACTTCACCCGAGGAGGTGTGATGGCCCAACTCGCTGAGATCGAGTCGTTTGTCGCGGTCGTCGAGGCCGGCGGCTTCCGCGCCGCAGCCGCGCGCGCCGGTCTGACCCCGTCTGCGGTGAGCAAGCGGGTCCGGGCGCTCGAGGACCGCCTCGGGGCGCGGCTCCTCAACCGGACCACGAGGCGTGTCGCACCGACCGACGTCGGGCGGGCCCTCTTCGAGCGGGCGCGGGCGATCCTGGCCGATCTCGAAGACGCCGAGTGTGCGATCACCGAGTTGCAGGCGGAGCCGCGCGGACCCCTGCGCATCGGGGCGCCGATGGACTTCGGTCGCCGCCATCTCGTCGAAGTGTTCGCCGAGTTCGCTGCCGAGCACCCGGCGGTGACTCTGGACGTGCATCTCACCGACCGCTTCGTCGACGTGGTGGGCGAGGGGTTCGACCTGGTCGTGCGGATCGGGACGCTGTCCGATTCGAGCCTGGTCGCGCGCCGCCTGGCTCCCTGCAAGCGGGCCCTGGTCGCCGCACCTGCCTACCTGCGCCGCGAGGGAACCCCGCAGCGCGTCGGGGACCTCCCCCACCACGCCTTGCTCGCCTACACCCTCGACAGCGCGCGGACCTGGCCCGTCGAGGGAGTGTCGCTGGCGGAGCAGGCGCACCACCGGGCCGACAACGGGGAGATGCTGCGTTCCCTCGCGCGGGCCGGCGCGGGGATCGCGCTGCTGCCGACGTTCCTGGTGGGCGACGACCTCCGCGATGGCTCGCTCGTCGAACTGCTGCCCGGCCAGCTGGCGGCCGAGCTGGCGATGCACGCAGTGACACCGCACCGCAAGCTCCTGTCCACGAAGGTGCAGCTCTTGATCGCGCGGCTGCGCGAGCGCTTCGGTGCCGACCCGTCCTGGGACGAGGGGCTTCCCGTCCCCGGGTGACGTCCTCAGGACCCCGACTTCCCGTCGGCCCCCGAGTTGCTGTGGAGCCGGATGGCGGGTCCCGGCGTCCCGCCCGTCGCCCGAGTCGGGTAGGGTATGCCCCGGGTCGACGACCCCCCGAGACCCCCCACCGCGAGCGCCCCGCGCGACCCCACCGACTGCGCGCAGCGCTTGCCCCTGCGCCGAAAGAGAGACCCATGGCACTGATCCTGACCGAAGACCAACTGATCTTGCGCGACATGGCGCGCACGTTCTTCGACGAGAAGTCGCCCGTCGAGCGGATGCGCAGTCTCCGCGACGAGAAGGACGCCACCGGCTTCCACCGTGCGCTCTGGAAGGAGATGGGTGAGCTCGGCTGGATCGGGATTCCCTTCCCGGAAGCCGTCGGCGGCGCCGACATGGGCTACGGCGAACTCGGCGCGGTGCTGGGGGAGTGTGGTCGCGTCCTCGCACCGGAACCCTTCGTGTCGACGGTGCTCCTCGGCGGCAACGCCATCCTGTTGGGCGCGCCGGAGCCGCTCCAGAAGGAGCTGCTTCCCGAGGTGTGCAGTGGGGAGCGATTGCTCGCCCTCGCGTTCCAGGAGCGCGGACGCTTCGCCCCCACCGAGGTCGAGACCACCGCGACCCGCGAGGGTGACGGCTTCTCGCTGCGCGGCGAGAAGACCTTCGTGCTCGATGGGCACGTGGCCGATCAGCTGGTGATCGTCGCGCGCACGTCGGGCGGCCGCGAGGACCGGGACGGTCTCTCGCTCTTCGTGGTCGACGCACAGGCGGCGGGCGTGGAGATCCAGCGCACCGAGATGGTCGACGGTCGCAACGCGGCGACCGTGCGTCTCGACGGTGTCACGGTCGGCGCCGACCGCGTCCTCGGTGACGTCGATGGCGGCTTCGCACTGCTCGACCGCGTCTTCGATCGCGCGACGATCGGACTCTGCGCCGAGATGGTCGGCACCTTCGAGGAGACCTTCGAGCGGACGCTGCAGTACCTGAAGGACCGCGAGCAGTTCGGCGTGAAGATCGGGACCTTCCAGGCGCTGCGTCACCGGGCCGCCCACATGTGGACCGAGCTCGAGTTCGCGCGGTCGGTGGTGCGCGACGCCCAGTCGGCCCTGGACGACGACCGCGACGACGCCTCGGCCTGTGCGAGCGCGGCGAAGGCCCGCTGCTCGGACGTCGCACATCTGATCGGCGGCGAAGCCATTCAGATGCACGGCGGTATCGGCATGACCGACGAGGAAGAGATCGGACTCTTCTTCAAGCGCTTGAAGGCCGCTGAGTTCACGCTCGGCGACGGCATCTACCACCGCGACCGGTTCGCCGGCCTGCGCGGCTACTGAGCGAGGAGCATCCCATGTCTGAATCTCTCGACGCATTCCGCCAGGAAGCCCGGGCTTGGATCCAGGAGTCGCTGCCCGAGGAGCTCAAGTCGGGTCCCCGCCGAGGCGCTCCGAAGGAAGCCCTCGACCGCTGGTTCCAGGCGCTCACCGGGAAGGGGTGGCTCACCCCAGATTGGCCCACCGAGTACGGCGGCGGCGGTCTCGACCGCAAGCAGACCCAGGTGGTGAAGCAGGAGCTGAAGAAGGCGCGCGCTCCGGTGCCGCCGGCCTCGGCGTTCGGCACGCGAATGCTCGGTCCGACCCTGCTCGAATTCGGGACCGAGGAGCAGAAGCTCGAGTTCCTGCCGCAGATCTCGCGCCACGAGGTCCAGTGGTGCCAGGGCTACAGCGAGCCCGGTGCCGGATCCGACCTGGCGAGCCTGCAGACGCGGGCCGTGCGCGAAGGCGATGAGTACGTCATCACCGGCCAGAAGATCTGGACGACCGGCGCGGACAAGGCCGATTGGATCTTCTGCCTGGTGCGCACCGACCCCGACGCGGCGAAGCACGACGGCATCAGCTTCGTCTTGTTCCCGATGCACCAACCCGGGGTCAAGGTGAGTCCGCTGACGCTGATCGATGGCAACGCCGACTTCTCCCAGGTGTTCTTCGACGGTGCGCGGGCGAAGGTGGCGCACCTGATCGGCCCCGAGAATGGCGGCTGGACGGTGGCGAAGCGGCTGCTTCAGCACGAGCGTACGACGGATGGCGGCAGCGAGGGCGGCATCACGGGAGCGATGAAGGAGACCTTCGTCGACCTCGTGAAGCGCGAAGTGGGCCTGCGGGACGGCGTGCTCGCCGACGCCACCCTGCGGCAGCGCACGGCGGCACAGGAGATGGAGGCGAACGCGCTCCGGCTCACGATGCGGCGCGCGGGCGAGGAGGCGCGGGCCGGTCAGTCGACCCGCGACATCGGATCCCTCGGCAAGTACCGCTGGGCCAACATGGTGAAGGCCGAGCAGGATCTCGCGATGCAGGCGCTCGGTGCCCAGGGTCTCGGCTGGGAAGGGCCCGGCTTCGAAGCCGTCGAGCTCCAGCGCACCAAGGCCTGGCTCACCACCCGCTCCGACTCGATCTGGGGCGGGACCAACGAGGTGCAGCTCAACGTGATCGCGAAGCGCGTGCTGGAGATTCCCGAGTAGGGACCGGCCCGGCGTCCGCGTGGAGCCGGGCTGCAAGCTCCACGCGGGAGTGCACACCCAATTTCTCGAAGATCGACGCGATCTGGTTCGCGATCGTCCGCACGCTCGTTCCGCGGCGCGACGCGATGTCCAACGAGGTGCTGCCGGCGAGCAGCGCGGACGTCACCTCGCGCTCGGCCGGCGACAACGCCTCGGCGGCGGCCTCGTCGAGCAGGGGATGCGCCCCGACCAGCAGCGTCTCCCCGTTCAGGCTCGCTTCCTCCAGCCGGGCACGGAGTCCCCCCGGCGCGAAGAAGCTCGCCAGTTCGGTGCGCGCGCCGAGCCCGAGCTTCCGACAGCCAGTCTTCACCGCCATGCTGACCGCCGAGAGTGAGACACCGAGCTCGTAGGCGATCTCCTTCGTCGAACGGCCCATCCCGACGAGTTCCGCGATCTGGCGCTCGCGTCGGGTCAGTCCGCGCGGATCGACGACCGAAGGCTCGTTCCGGTGCGCGACGACGAAGCGCTTTCCGTCGCGCTCGAAGCGGTCCACGAGGCTCCAGCGCCCTTCGACGAGGCCGCTCCAGCTCTCCATCGCGGCTTCCGGATCGCACCGACCCGCGTGAGAGCGCGCGCGGTCGATCCGCACGGCGGCGTCCCGCAAGGCGTCGCGGGCCGAGGCGTCGCGTGCAGGGCCCTCGGCGTGCTGGATGCGACCGTCGGGATCGAGGACTGCCTCGACGCCGCCGCCTTCCGCGTCGTCTGCGAACGCCGCACGCAGCCTCAAGCCGGCGCCTAGATGCGTCATGGCCAGGTGCCAGCGGCGACGCTCCGCCGGGGTCGTGGACATCGGGCGGGGGAGGGCGCCCAGGAGCAGGGCCATGCGCCCCGCGCTGGCGCGGCCGACGGTGCCGAGCATGTCCTCGGCCAGCCCTCGCATCGACTCGAGGAACACCCGCCTTGCCTCCGGGACCCTCGGGAAGACGCGCTCGCTGAGGGTCCCGGCCACAGGACCGTTTCGATACATCAGATCGATGACGGCCTCGGGGCCGGCTTCGTTCACGGCGACCGCGACGTCACGAATGGCCGTCGTCTCGGCCTCCACTTTTTCGAGATCGATCCGGCTGGGCGTGACGCGCGCGACGAAGAGGACGACCGTCGGACTGTGCACGAAGAACGCCGTGGCGCATTCGCGCACCTGTCGGAGCCAGTCGTCCGCAGGCGATGCGAGGTCGTAGCTGGCCTCGAGAAGTCCGATCCAGTCGTGGGTGCGCATGAGGGACGCCTAACCGGGTTCCCGATCACGCTAGCACTGCGCTCTTCGTCGAGTTCTCATCGACGACTGACAAATTGACCATGCCCCGTATGGCGAATTGACCATGGGAACCCACTGCGCGCGCTCATAGCCTGCGCCGAGCCTTCGCGATTCGGCGTGGGCGGCGACGGGAGTGGCTCTCATGCGCAGCTGGAACTGGGTCTTCTGGACACTCGCAACGCTGGTAGCTTCGGGTACAGCATCGGCGCAAACGCCCTACCGCGTGGCGGACCTGAACCCCGGTGCTGGTAACGGCGTCGACTCATTTCATCTCGACGGGTTCGGATTCGCCCTGGGCAACACGTTTCTGTTCGGCGGCACGGACGGCGCAGGTGACGAAGAGCTGTGGCGTTCCGACGGAACCCTGGCCGGAACCGTCCGGATCGCCGACCTCAACCCCGTCGCGAGTGCCTCTCCCAGCGTGTTCTTCGCCCTCGACGCGACGCGCGCGCTGTTTCGGGCCCAGCACGAGACTGAAGGCGTCGAACTCTTTGTCACTGACGGCACGGCGGCCGGAACGGCCTACGTGAAGGACATTCGGCCCGGCGCGAGCGGTTCCTTCCTGGGATTCGGCGCGGCCGTTGGGGGCGTGGCCTTCTTCCGAGCCACCGCCAACGACGGGAGCGAACTCTGGAAGTCCGATGGGACCGACGCGGGCACGGTCCAGGTGCGGGACATCCGGCCTGGAACGGGAGGCTCGACGCCCTTCGACTTCACGGTGGCCGGAGGTCAGCTGTTCTTCGCCGCCAATGACGGAAGCGCGGGTACCGAACTCTGGACGAGCGACGGCACCGAACTCGGCACCCAGATGGTGATCGATCTCAACCCGACCGGCAGCGGCAACGTCGGGGAACTCGCCGAGTTCGACGGTGAGGTCTATTTCCGCGGCAACGACGGAGCGACCGGTACCGAGCTATGGAAGAGCGACGGCACCACGACCGTACGGATCACCGACGTGAACCCGGGGGCCGGCGGCGCGGACGTGTCGAGCCTCTACGTCTACGACGGCTTTCTCTACTTTCTCGCCAACGACGGGACGACGGGTCGCGAGATCTGGCGGACAGATGGTACGCCCGGAAACGCTACCCGGTTGACCGACGTCAATCCGGGCGCCGGGGACGGGGTGTTCCCCAGCCAGTTCTGCGGCGTGAACGGGGTGCTCGTCTTCTCGGGGCAGGACGGCCTCAACGGGCGGGAGCTGTGGGCGACCGACGGAACGCCCGACACCGAGTTCCTGCTCGTGGAAGTGCAACCGGGCGCCCCGAACGGCGTCGAGTTCCAGTCGCTGCGCTGCCAGGCCGGTGCGGTCTACTTCGTCGGAGACGACGGGGTGGACGGACGCGAGCCGTGGACCAGCGACGGGACCGTCGCCGGGACCCGGCGGCTGTCCGACATCCAGGCGGGCGCCCCCGATGGCGTCGCCTTCGCCCCCGGCTTCACCGCCGCGGGCAGTCGCGTCTTCTTCCCCGCCAGCGACGGGGCGACGGGCAACGAGCTCTGGGCTGTCGGACCCAGCGCCGCGCCGGTGCCGGCGCTTTCCCTCCTCGGAGCGGCCGGGCTCGTCGCACTCTTGCTCGGACTCGGCATGCGCCGCTCGGCGCGGTCGCGACGCGGGTCGTTGCGGTCGGGCTTGCTGTCTTGGCGAAAGGAAGGAGCCTCGACGCCCTCGACCGGCGCGGCTCACGCGCCGACGAACTGATACCCCAGCATTCCCGCTGCGATCAGCGTGACGAGGAAGGTGACGCCGGCGCCGATGCCGCGAAGGGGACTCTGGATCGTGTCGGCCTTCAGGCCGATCGCGTGGCAGATCCGCGCCACCACCATCGCGAGGCCGATGCCGTGGAGGAAGCCGGCAGAGGCGCCGTTCAGCTCGAGTGCTGCGAACATCAGCATGAAGTAGG
Encoded proteins:
- a CDS encoding helix-turn-helix transcriptional regulator translates to MRTHDWIGLLEASYDLASPADDWLRQVRECATAFFVHSPTVVLFVARVTPSRIDLEKVEAETTAIRDVAVAVNEAGPEAVIDLMYRNGPVAGTLSERVFPRVPEARRVFLESMRGLAEDMLGTVGRASAGRMALLLGALPRPMSTTPAERRRWHLAMTHLGAGLRLRAAFADDAEGGGVEAVLDPDGRIQHAEGPARDASARDALRDAAVRIDRARSHAGRCDPEAAMESWSGLVEGRWSLVDRFERDGKRFVVAHRNEPSVVDPRGLTRRERQIAELVGMGRSTKEIAYELGVSLSAVSMAVKTGCRKLGLGARTELASFFAPGGLRARLEEASLNGETLLVGAHPLLDEAAAEALSPAEREVTSALLAGSTSLDIASRRGTSVRTIANQIASIFEKLGVHSRVELAARLHADAGPVPTRESPARASRSR
- a CDS encoding MAPEG family protein; the protein is MPLPISALYLAIFAVFAAVLSFFPGRIRGSEGISIGDGGRPDLLLAMRRHANFVEFVPYFMLMFAALELNGASAGFLHGIGLAMVVARICHAIGLKADTIQSPLRGIGAGVTFLVTLIAAGMLGYQFVGA